Genomic segment of Pseudomonas iranensis:
CCACCTCGATGGCCGAGCCGATCTGGCTGGCGTACATGGTCAGGAATACGTTGGGCAGCAGGCCCAGCACCATCAGCGTATTGACGATGCCGCCGAGCAGGAACGCCGACCAGGCGATGATGAAGTAACGCGCCACGCGCAAGCCGCGCCACCAGGCAAGAATCCCGGCGGCAAAGATCACCACGGTGAAGGTCAGCGCCAGTGTGGTCGCCAGGCGCAGGGCCAAGGCGTAACTGGTCATCAGCGACAGACCGATCACCAGTGCACTGAAGGCAATCAGGCCGATCAGCAAACGATCCAGCCAGGGGCTGTGGGTCTTGGTCTGCAGGAAACTGCGGGCGAACTGGCTGCCGAACAGTCCGGCGCAACCGATGAAGAACGGCGTCGCGGCGTTGGCCCACCATGGGTTGTCCGGCCAGAAATACTCGACCGCCGCGCCATTCACCGACAATTGATAGAGGCCGAACGAGCCGATATAGAAGATGTAATAGAGGTAACTGGTGTCGCGCACGCTCAGGTAGATGAACAGGTTGTAGACCAGCATCCCCAGCAGCACGCCATAAATGATGCCGAGCACATACAGGCGCACCGGTTGATCTTCGAGGTACGCGGTGCTCGACCACAACGTCACCGGCGCCTGGATCGAGCCTTCGCTGGCCAGTCGCAGGTACAGCGTCTGCTGTTGATCCGGTTTGAAGGGCAGGTCGAACAGGTAGTTGTTCTGGCGGATCTCGCGACTGGCGAAGGGCAAGGCATCGCCGGTCTGGCGCACCAGTCGGTATTCGCCATTGGCGCCAGGCAAGTAAAGATCGAGGTGATCAAGCGGCGGATACGCCAGCTCCAGCAGCCAGGTGCGCTGGGCGGCCGGGTTGCTCGGGCGGTAATGCAGGTCGATCTTCAGCCAGAACGCCGAACGCGAGTAACCGGCGTTGAGCGTGGCTTTGTCGTGAGCTTTGAACTGGCCGGCGGCGTCTTGCGCACGGACGTCGGCAATCGTCGCCTGACCGCTCGGGTCTTCGAACACTTGCAGCGATCGGCCCAGTGGCAGGCTCTGGATGAATTCGTCGAATTCGACGGCGCTCGCCATAAGGGGCAAGCAGAACAGCAACATCAGCAAATAGCGCATTGAAGCCCCAGCGTGGCTCGTCCGGTTGTGTCAGGAAGCCCCCCATTCCCTTTGAGTAGACGTAAAACCGGTATTACCTGTGATTGTTTGGATCCAGCCTAGCATAGCCGTTGATGGCCATTGAGCACCATGGAAATTTTTCCTACAACGGCTCTAGAACGGGCGTTCCAGGGCAAAGCACCGAGATAGAGCTGTTGGAATGGTCAGGAACGTCAAAGATCGCAGCCTCCGGCAGCTCCTGCATTTATCTTGCTCTGCCACCCACACCCCAAAATCAGCTTTGGTGGTAAGCTCGCGCACCATGAATATCTACAGCTCCCGCCCCGTTGTCCTCTGTCTCTCCGGCCACGACCCCAGTGGTGGCGCCGGCTTGCAGGCAGATATCGAAGCCTTGCTCGCGCAGGGTTGCCATGCGGCTCCGGCCGTCACCGCCCTGACCGTGCAAGACACCGTCAACGTCACTGACTTCCGCGTCCTCGACCGTGAGTGGGTACTGGCCCAGGCCAACGCCGTGCTCAACGACTCCGAAGTCGCCGCAGTGAAACTGGGCATGCTCGGTTCGCTGGAGATGGTCGACACGGTCGTCGAACTGCTCTCGGCGCACCCGCACCTGCCAGTGGTCTGCGACCCGGTGCTGCGTGCCGGCGGCGGCGGACGCCTGGGCAAGGACGAGGTCGGCTACGCGATGCGCGAGCGTCTGCTGCCGCTGTCGATCATTGC
This window contains:
- a CDS encoding hydroxymethylpyrimidine/phosphomethylpyrimidine kinase codes for the protein MNIYSSRPVVLCLSGHDPSGGAGLQADIEALLAQGCHAAPAVTALTVQDTVNVTDFRVLDREWVLAQANAVLNDSEVAAVKLGMLGSLEMVDTVVELLSAHPHLPVVCDPVLRAGGGGRLGKDEVGYAMRERLLPLSIIATPNLPEARILAELPEGTADECAEKLLPFVKNLLITGGHGDETEIHNRVYSRDGLRETFICQRLPGSYHGSGCTLASALAGRLAQGEHLASAVRSALDYTWRTLRDAEQLGKGQFVPRRLPLDFCS